One genomic window of Xanthobacter dioxanivorans includes the following:
- a CDS encoding putative bifunctional diguanylate cyclase/phosphodiesterase, which yields MPLVILAALLILVVIVAAGVLMSTLRDDGVKDRRRELDNLAMTLAEQTARAFQSLQIVQEDIIDHIQTQKLSNREELAAQMGTQAVHQLMHEKISGLPYLDAITLIDDSGRLINFSRYWPIPAVNVADRDYFSSLSTMRGPPVFISEPVTNRSTGSVTIYLAHRFTTPEGAFLGLVLGAMEQSYFEHFYSTIRLGNEGLIALVRADGAVLARSPAGTGAAPSGDAVRERVARLLFGPGFTGQLPAGTFDDKSRIAAVRPIAGLPLAIAVTDGTASVAAVMWGRLMPIAVAAGFICLTIGLVSYSLVRHVNDERAFADAQHAAARRDPLTHLTNRLGFAEQIENLVGGPAPAQPFALLFLDLDYFKAVNDTLGHNLGDAMLVRVSERIRRWLPPGDTVARLGGDEFAILSRGVTDDAAALDFAQSIIELLREPYLIDNHRLLGGCSIGIALSPRDGTNVVSLLKNADLALYRAKGDGRGVARVFQEEMERNARELRALELDLQTAWKDGQLHLAYQPIFEAESGALAGFEALARWHHPQRGMVPADVFIALAEETGLILPLGAWALKEACRAATQWPSHLFVAVNLSPIQFRGAQAFHQVRAALDASGLAPERLEIEITESTLLLEGPMVRATLDQFREEGITITLDDFGTGYSSLRYLKMLRIGRIKVDRSFVEEVEHSAQSRAIVEAITSLARTLSLRCTGEGIETEAQRRIMTEQGCSHLQGYLLGRPGTAEEALRLARATVA from the coding sequence ATGCCCCTGGTCATCCTGGCGGCGCTGCTCATCCTCGTGGTGATCGTCGCGGCGGGCGTCCTGATGTCGACGCTGCGCGATGACGGCGTGAAGGACCGGCGGCGCGAACTCGACAACCTCGCCATGACCCTCGCGGAGCAGACCGCCCGCGCCTTCCAGAGCCTGCAGATCGTGCAGGAAGACATCATCGATCACATCCAGACCCAGAAGCTGTCGAACCGGGAGGAACTCGCCGCGCAGATGGGTACGCAGGCGGTCCACCAGCTGATGCACGAGAAGATCTCGGGCCTGCCCTATCTGGACGCCATCACCCTCATCGACGACAGCGGTCGCCTCATCAACTTCTCCCGCTACTGGCCCATTCCCGCGGTGAACGTGGCGGACCGGGACTATTTCAGCAGCCTGAGCACCATGCGGGGGCCGCCGGTGTTCATCAGCGAGCCGGTGACCAATCGCAGCACCGGATCGGTGACGATCTACCTCGCCCACCGCTTCACCACGCCCGAGGGCGCCTTCCTCGGCCTCGTGCTCGGGGCCATGGAGCAATCCTATTTCGAGCATTTCTACAGCACCATCCGCCTCGGCAACGAGGGGCTCATCGCCCTGGTGCGCGCCGATGGCGCCGTGCTCGCACGCTCCCCCGCCGGCACCGGCGCCGCGCCGAGCGGGGACGCCGTGCGGGAGCGCGTGGCTCGGCTCCTCTTCGGACCCGGCTTCACCGGACAGCTGCCGGCGGGCACGTTCGACGACAAGTCCCGGATCGCCGCCGTCAGGCCCATCGCCGGCCTGCCCCTCGCCATCGCCGTGACCGACGGCACCGCCTCCGTCGCCGCCGTGATGTGGGGGCGGTTGATGCCCATCGCGGTCGCCGCGGGCTTCATCTGCCTCACCATCGGCCTCGTGAGCTACAGCCTGGTGCGGCACGTCAACGACGAGCGCGCCTTTGCCGACGCGCAGCACGCCGCCGCCCGCCGCGATCCTCTCACCCACCTCACCAACCGCCTGGGCTTCGCCGAGCAGATCGAGAATCTGGTGGGAGGCCCCGCGCCGGCCCAGCCCTTCGCCCTGCTCTTCCTCGATCTCGATTACTTCAAGGCGGTGAACGACACGCTGGGTCACAACCTCGGCGACGCGATGCTGGTGCGGGTGTCGGAGCGCATCCGCCGCTGGCTCCCGCCCGGCGACACCGTCGCGCGGCTCGGCGGCGACGAGTTCGCGATCCTGAGCCGGGGCGTCACCGACGACGCGGCGGCGCTCGACTTCGCCCAGTCGATCATCGAGCTGCTGCGCGAGCCGTACCTCATCGACAACCACCGGCTGCTCGGCGGCTGCAGCATCGGCATCGCCCTCTCGCCCCGGGATGGGACCAACGTCGTCAGCCTGCTGAAGAATGCCGACCTCGCCCTCTACCGCGCCAAGGGCGACGGGCGCGGCGTGGCGCGGGTGTTCCAGGAGGAAATGGAGCGCAACGCCCGTGAACTGCGCGCCCTCGAGCTCGACCTCCAGACCGCATGGAAGGACGGGCAGCTCCATCTCGCCTACCAGCCCATCTTCGAGGCGGAGAGCGGCGCCCTCGCCGGGTTCGAGGCCCTGGCGCGCTGGCACCATCCCCAGCGGGGCATGGTGCCGGCCGACGTATTCATCGCGCTCGCCGAAGAAACCGGCCTGATTCTTCCGCTCGGAGCGTGGGCGCTGAAGGAGGCCTGCCGCGCCGCCACCCAGTGGCCGTCCCACCTGTTCGTCGCGGTGAACCTCTCGCCGATCCAGTTCCGCGGCGCGCAGGCCTTCCACCAGGTGCGCGCCGCCCTCGACGCCTCCGGCCTTGCCCCGGAGCGGTTGGAGATCGAGATCACCGAATCCACCCTGTTGCTGGAAGGCCCCATGGTGCGGGCGACCCTGGACCAGTTCCGCGAGGAGGGCATCACCATCACCCTCGACGATTTCGGCACCGGCTATTCCTCGCTGCGCTACCTGAAGATGCTGCGCATCGGCCGCATCAAGGTGGATCGCTCCTTCGTGGAGGAGGTCGAGCACTCCGCGCAGAGCCGCGCCATCGTGGAGGCCATCACCAGCCTGGCGCGCACCCTCTCGCTGCGCTGCACCGGCGAAGGCATCGAGACCGAGGCCCAAAGGCGCATCATGACCGAGCAGGGCTGCTCGCACCTGCAGGGCTACCTCCTCGGCCGCCCCGGCACGGCCGAGGAGGCGCTGCGGCTCGCCCGGGCGACGGTGGCGTGA
- the rnd gene encoding ribonuclease D has product MDPITSTEALAAACERLARHPFVTVDTEFLRETTFWPKLCVVQVASPDEAILIDALADGLDLAPLYRLMGNERVMKVFHAGRQDIEIIWHQARLIPHPVFDTQVAAMVLGYGDSISYDQLVQRTTGHNLDKSSRFTDWSRRPLSQAQITYAIADVTHLRDIYIKLTTDLETRGRGEWVGEEMHVLTSPATYEQDPDTAWERLKSRVRKPRELAVLVELAAWREREAQARDLPRGRVIKDDVIGEIALQQPQSPEKLAELRSVPKGFERSRYGEAVLDAVRRGLARDPKTLPRIERDKPLPNGASATVELLKVLLRMTAEQNAVAAKVIATTEDLERIAVSDDADVQALKGWRRELFGDRALALKAGRLALAVERGRVVAVERQEEER; this is encoded by the coding sequence ATGGATCCGATCACCTCGACCGAGGCGCTGGCTGCGGCCTGCGAGCGCCTCGCCCGCCATCCTTTCGTCACCGTCGACACGGAATTCCTCAGGGAAACCACGTTCTGGCCGAAGCTCTGCGTGGTGCAGGTGGCCTCGCCGGACGAGGCGATCCTCATCGACGCGCTCGCCGACGGCCTCGACCTCGCCCCCCTCTACCGCCTGATGGGGAATGAGCGGGTGATGAAGGTGTTTCATGCCGGCCGGCAAGACATCGAGATCATCTGGCACCAGGCGCGACTCATTCCCCATCCGGTGTTCGACACCCAGGTGGCGGCCATGGTGCTTGGCTATGGCGACAGCATTTCCTACGACCAATTGGTGCAGCGCACGACCGGCCACAACCTCGACAAGTCGTCCCGCTTCACCGACTGGTCGCGCCGGCCGCTCAGTCAGGCGCAGATCACCTACGCCATCGCCGACGTCACGCACCTGCGGGACATCTACATCAAGCTCACCACCGACCTCGAAACGCGTGGCCGTGGCGAGTGGGTGGGCGAGGAAATGCATGTGCTCACCTCTCCGGCCACCTATGAACAGGATCCGGATACCGCGTGGGAGCGTTTGAAGTCACGCGTGCGCAAGCCCCGGGAGCTGGCGGTGCTGGTGGAGCTGGCCGCCTGGCGCGAGCGGGAGGCACAGGCCCGCGACCTGCCGCGCGGCCGGGTGATCAAGGACGACGTGATCGGCGAGATCGCCCTGCAGCAGCCGCAGAGCCCCGAAAAACTGGCCGAGCTGCGTTCGGTCCCGAAGGGCTTCGAGCGCTCGCGCTATGGCGAGGCGGTTCTGGATGCGGTCCGGCGCGGTCTCGCCCGCGACCCGAAGACGCTGCCGCGCATCGAGCGCGACAAGCCGCTGCCCAATGGCGCAAGCGCAACGGTGGAGCTGCTGAAGGTGCTTCTGCGCATGACGGCCGAGCAGAATGCGGTGGCCGCCAAGGTGATCGCCACCACCGAGGACCTGGAGCGCATCGCCGTGAGCGACGATGCGGATGTGCAGGCCCTGAAGGGTTGGCGGCGCGAGCTGTTCGGGGATCGCGCGCTGGCGCTCAAG